A genomic segment from Cyanobium sp. NIES-981 encodes:
- a CDS encoding pyridoxamine 5'-phosphate oxidase family protein, whose translation MSDLPPWRPLLKGARQREGRSPAARWLQLATVAADGTPRLRTLVFRGWADGASLDLLTDGRSAKAAELRHQPGVELCWLLSRARCQFRLRGRLLALPPDLEMGERQRHWRGLSPGGRALWGWPAPGAPLEAGAPFPADLADDVPMPEHFQLLRIGIGQVELLELVGHPHRRRRWRREEGWREEILNP comes from the coding sequence GTGAGCGACCTGCCCCCCTGGCGCCCCCTGCTGAAGGGGGCACGCCAGCGGGAAGGCCGCTCGCCCGCGGCCCGCTGGCTGCAGCTGGCCACGGTGGCCGCTGACGGCACCCCGCGGCTGCGCACCCTGGTGTTCCGGGGCTGGGCCGATGGCGCCAGCCTCGATCTGCTCACCGACGGGCGCAGTGCCAAGGCAGCCGAGCTCCGCCACCAGCCCGGGGTGGAGCTCTGCTGGCTGCTGAGCCGGGCCCGCTGCCAGTTCCGCCTGCGCGGCCGGCTTCTCGCCTTGCCTCCCGACCTGGAGATGGGCGAGCGGCAACGGCACTGGCGGGGCCTGAGCCCGGGCGGCCGGGCGCTCTGGGGCTGGCCCGCCCCGGGAGCCCCCCTGGAGGCTGGGGCGCCCTTCCCGGCAGACCTGGCCGACGACGTCCCCATGCCGGAGCACTTCCAGCTGCTGCGGATCGGGATCGGGCAGGTGGAGCTGCTGGAGCTGGTGGGCCACCCCCATCGCCGCCGCCGCTGGCGTCGCGAGGAGGGATGGCGGGAGGAGATCCTCAACCCCTGA
- a CDS encoding HupE/UreJ family protein, whose amino-acid sequence MPQFPSTRSLAVLVALATGTALLAGQPAQAHSIASGGLAAGFLHPLAGTDHLLLLIAVGAAASWLSSQLLLWGLAGALAGGLFGALGGGLPAAELLAALAVPAVAALVLQSPRASQAPALGLCGGLIATAVAVHAMLHGQEAPAGVASALWWAGSGAASLLVSGGSYLLLRRLPTRWTAAVALLLALFGGVMALAPLRALVL is encoded by the coding sequence ATGCCCCAGTTCCCGAGCACCCGTTCCCTGGCCGTGCTGGTGGCCCTCGCCACCGGTACGGCCCTGCTGGCGGGCCAGCCTGCCCAGGCCCACAGCATCGCCAGCGGCGGGCTGGCGGCCGGCTTCCTGCACCCCCTGGCCGGCACCGACCATCTGCTGCTCCTGATCGCCGTGGGCGCCGCAGCCTCCTGGCTCTCCTCCCAGCTGCTGCTCTGGGGGCTGGCCGGGGCCCTGGCCGGCGGGCTTTTCGGCGCCCTGGGCGGCGGCCTGCCCGCCGCCGAGCTGCTGGCGGCCCTGGCGGTGCCCGCGGTGGCCGCCCTGGTGCTGCAGAGCCCCAGGGCCAGCCAGGCGCCGGCCCTGGGGCTCTGCGGGGGCCTGATCGCCACGGCCGTGGCGGTCCATGCCATGCTCCACGGCCAGGAAGCACCCGCGGGCGTCGCCTCCGCCCTGTGGTGGGCCGGATCCGGCGCCGCATCCCTGCTGGTGAGCGGCGGCAGCTACCTGCTGCTGCGCCGCCTGCCCACCCGCTGGACGGCGGCGGTGGCGCTGCTGCTGGCCCTGTTCGGCGGCGTGATGGCCCTGGCTCCGCTCCGCGCTCTGGTGCTCTGA